In Enoplosus armatus isolate fEnoArm2 chromosome 20, fEnoArm2.hap1, whole genome shotgun sequence, the sequence GAAGGCCTccaggaggtggagcagctTGTTGGCCGCCACCATGGACAGGCTCTTCAGGTAAGGTGAAACTGTGGAGGGTCAAAGcacaaaaagccaaaatgtcaCAGCTGAAACGGAGGGGCTTTAAGACACCCTGCAGTTCTCCTGTTTGGCCAGCAGGGAGCAACATTTCATCTGTGATACTCACTGTTCACTATTATAGTGAGCAGGCAGTCAAACAGAGGCTGGAGGCGCTGGTGTCCGCTGGTGATGATTTTGTGGAAGATCTGAACacgaaaaagaaaagtgaatattaaagaaaacacaacggAGGGAAAATACTGACAGGAAATATTAAAACATCAGAATACCACTCGTGCTTTCAGGCTTTTTAAGAAAGAATATGAAAGGGAAATTTGGAAGTCAGAAGATCGACAAAGCGATTGGGCTTCAACAACATCTCTTAGCAATCCTCGTGGATGTTTCACTCTGGATCAAAGCAGTTTAAATAAAAGTTAACTGCATcacactgtaaatgtgtcaCAAACCTGTGAAGAAACACTTTAAATAGTTAAAAGACCGAGACTGAGAGCTCTCTGTCGTTTCGCCGCCTCTCACCACAATAAGCAGGTCGGCGTGGGTTCCTGTGAAAACGGGAACGTCCATCGGGACGCGAAGAGCGAACGGCTTGTTGAGACGAACACCAAAGTTTCTCTCTCCGCTCAGCAGCAGGAGGATGAACACGCCGATGTGCATGAGGCCCACGAgagctgcacatgcacacaaacaaaaaacagactttcAACAACGACCCGTGCAAGTTAACACTCATCTTACTgagcatacacaaacactcctGTATTtaatctttcacacacacacagatgagaggGATGACTCACACTGATCTGCTCGGGCTTCGTTCAGGTTGAAGAGGATGGGAACCAGCACGTCCAGCACGTCGCTGCTCTTCAGCACGAAGAACAGGAatttctaaaacacacaaacaagcttcAACTCTTCTGATCAATTTCATCACATAAAGAACTGCAGAAGGATTAGTTTGAGTTTTCAGATTCCAAACATGATGTGATGTTTGAATTCCCTGAAACAAAGCCGTGTTTATACTATATGACGCACTTTATTCACCGTCTGAGTGTCTGAATTCTGACTGTGAAATGTGTGCAGGAGTCCATGTCATGTACACCgctttctgctaacaatcccacaatgcaatgctctGCATTTTATAAAGCCAGTGATTTCAGAGATTCATGCTAGCGGCTCCGTGAGGCCGTACGgtggtttgagctaaatgctaacaccagcagaGCCGAAGTGAATGTGTtctgttccagaagtaagaaaacctcgTTCAAAATCCCACTGATGTTTGTTTGGATGAGGTTAAAAGTCACGGCTCAATTAAAGAGACAAGACTGGACTCGCACTGACACCACATCGACAGAAAACGATCTCCGCACCTTGTTGAAGTCACAGAACTTCCAGAAGAGGATCAGCAGCTCCTGGTGGAACTGGATCTTCTTGGTGGAACGAGGCAGGTAAGTCTGGACCAGAGGATTGTTGAGCAGCCGTGCCAGACCTTTCAGGATGAAGCTTAAGTCCTGACGAACAGAGAGAATACACACTTTAACGTCCTACACTATCGTCCTATTCAATGCTGAAGGGTTGGCGGTACTTCACAGACCTCCTCTCTGTGTATCCTGGAGAGATAATTCACAAAGAGGTTTTCAGGTCCAGCTGACTGGAAAAAAGACGAGAGATGGTTTTAAATTATAAAtcaatcaaagtgtttttattagaattaaaaagaacaaactCCTCCATTCATTGGTCTCCCTCTtacctcctgctcctccacatCTAAGGGGGACGCCGAGGTGTCCAGGACCTGGAGGGCGGCGCTGGCGTCCGACCCAGCCTCGTGCTCCAGGGTGACGATAAGGATCTGGACCGcctgctccaccagctgctcCCGGTGGTCGGAGAACAGCAGGTGGTTGTACGGGATGCCGTACCCCACGGGGTCGTAGGCACAGACCACGTTGAGCAGGGAGGTGAACAGAGGCAGGGCGTGTCTGGGTGAAACAGTGCAAGGCAGGTGGAGGTCAGTCAGCTGTACGGAGCGGAAGATCTGCACTGGGGGGGGTCACGCGTGGTGGGCTATCAGAGCCTTCCATGTGTTCAGAGGAGCACCAGTGACGGGCTCTTCAGAGGGGCCTTCATGGTCCACCATGTAGGTTAATGCACAGCAGAGGGTGACGCACATTTCCACTGGGGGCTTTTCagtaatctaatctaatttatATTACTGTCTAGATGCTGAAACACTCGTCTGAGTCGCCTTCAGTTATTAACCTGAGCTCAGATTAAAGAGCAGCGTCGCGTCGAGTGCTTCGTGGACGTTGTTTGCCCCGAGTTCGTCTCTCAGGTTACACACAGGCTTCCTTATCTTATCGGTGAAGGGTTCTGGGGCTCTATGCAGCCTGCAGACGCTACTCAGGGCTGACTGCCAAACTCAATGTTTAAATTTACAGTTAATAATCGTCAGTCAAAGACAAGAGAATAACTTCTATACATCTGCTTTGTAGTAAAGATACAAATACAACGTTCTCTCAGGTATCTATAAACTACAGTAAAGACGTTTTTACTGTCAGTGCTTTAATAATACAGATGACCTACATCcctgtgcacctgtgtgtgtgtgtgtgtgtgtgtgtgtgtgtgtgtgtgtgtgtgtgtgtgtgtgtgtgtgtgtgtgtgtgttacctgttttctgtggagcagaagaaggagaCCCAGGGATTGAGGTTTTTCCTTTCAGAGGACGGAGGAAGGTACATGGCTTCAGAGAAACAGGTGaggagcagcttcagcagctcagTCCTGAACAAACAAGTAGACGGGGCAGAAAGAGTTTACAGACGGACCGAGACGGGATTATTTTAATTGTGTCCAAGATACAAAGTGACACTACACCACAAGGTATAAGAAAAAGTATGCAGTAACTTTTTTCAGGCTCATCCAAttacatttaatgtgaaaagaaatacatgaaagtttgcaaaaaagtcaaaatattgaACATCTGTTTAGGTGGTGcgccttcctcttcctcctacatGTACAAGATACCTTACTGACAGAAAAGCTTTCACTGATGCTGCAGTCTTACCTGTTGCGGTCATGGATGTAGTTTAGAGGAGGGGACTGAGCGAAGCCCACCCCGGCCTCCCAGATGTACTCACAGCTGTCTATGGATCGAATGTCCTCGGCTgtgtcctgcagcagagacgAGGACTATAAAAAGATGTAGAGGACAAACGTTTGTGGTTCATGCTGTCCTCAGTCAACCACCAGGACAAACGTCTCTGGTTCAAGCATCTTAATcataaattgaatatttttggacatttgaagGCGTCACGTTGGGCTGTGGGGCATTGTTTActgttttctaacattttaaagactaaacaattaatcaaaaccATAATAATCAATGATGAAACAGTCAATAgtcgaaacaacaacaaaatgtgaagTTAGCCTTTCTGGAGGGGAGAGGCCACTGAACGTTCTGTTTGCAGTCAAAACGGTAGAAAGCAGCTGATGCATTTTATTGAAGGTAAATCAGCCGGAcgactaaaaaaaaaaaatagaaaacaaaagtaaattaTGAGCCTGCAGACACATTAATATCTGCCTGCTGCCACCCTCCCAGCTGAAGGTCTCCACAGAGCAGAGGGGGTGTTCACACCCACTGATTCGACAAGAGGACTAAGCCGATAATATCTGTATGTGACACTTCAACACAGACAACTACAGCGTTAGGAATAGATCTGACGAGGTGCCACCATCGTTCGTCAGAGGTTCACTGACAGCAAAGGGCACCGTGCCACACTGGAGCTCACTGGTGTTCAAACTGGTGAGTCTCTATTTGTAACTCTTTGTCACAAGTTGTAAACCGCGGGTCCAGGAACTGAAACTTCTTATGTCTACAAGCATCTGTCGTTTCAGCAGCTTCTCAATGAGCATATTAGCTCCTTTAGCTCATTTAAATGCCATTAAAGAAcctaaaaacctattttctcaacTGATTTCCTACTACATCCTACTACATCCTACacggacacacagacagtcttgatgaagcagattagcgGAGTTTAGGAGTGTCAagctcttaataaataatacctgCAGTACGGATGCTTTTCCCCACACTTTGACTTTGATTCTTGCTTATTTAGccataaatgtttaatattataGAGAAAGATTAAACTTTCCTGCcaacatgttgctgtgtgtttcaggtcacagcagcaggtggGAACAAACGACAGCCGCTGGTCATTTTCCACCTCCTTTCACGCACGCTCCGCTGACTTTAACATTTCCTGTGGGCGGCCGTGAGGTGCGAGGAGTGGTCTGATCatggtggggggagggaggggggggttgggaCCTGCAGGTCAGCCACTTTCTGTCACCTCTCATGCTCTCAGTCCCACAGCTGTTTGCTCAGCGCAGTTAAGACGTGTCCACCCTGTTCCTGTCAGCCCAGTTGACAAACATGGCCgcacctccctctctccgccTTGTGTGGAGTAACTCATTAACTCCAGCTGCTGCCGGAGAAGGTTGTGTGAAGGAGATAACGGCGCTAACTGGAGCCGCCACGGGGCTGAACAACAGGGAGCCACAGGAGCAGCAGTGTTGACACTGCTGGAGCTAAAGGgccaaaataaagcaaactctgcttttcttcttaTGTGGAAAGGACTAGTTCAAAACTAGATGGGAAGcttgatatcactctcatgtctgtttgtggttagcctagcttagcataaagacttaaTGGCGGGTGGGAACAGccaagttaaagttaaagagtACTTCTTGGACGAATCCTGCGGATGGTACTGAACACGTGGCCAGTGAGAGCAGAGATGTTTGGGTTTATTCACGCCAGGACGTTTTGTAGATTATAACCTTTTATTTGATGGTATTTGAAACCTGGAGACCTTTCTAGGTTTTTGTGCCTGTCACTGTTGTTCAGCAAGTAATAAGTCGGGCATCAACTTAATTAGTAAGCTTTCAAGGTGTTGGTAGCTGTACTttttcactttggacagagccaggctagctgtttccccctgcttccagtctttatgctaagctaggctaaccacatccagGATCCAGCTCAGATATGAGATGTTGGCAGGTGTCGGTCTCCAGCTGCACTGAGGCTGGATGTAGAGGCGTGGCGGACTCACCGGGCTGCTCCTCTTGTGGCTCTGAGCGGTGAAATCCGGACAGAAGAGCAGGTCAGCGATGGCCAGCAGCAGAGATTCAGCCAGCGGCCGCGCTTCGTCATCATCGCCATCTTCGTCCAAACACTGCAGGACAAAGAGACGAGTTAGGAGAcatcacatttgtggttttggcgCGATTCACACTGAATTATGAATATGATGATCTTTGAGATTTGTGGTGCATCATGGGAATCCAGAAAGTAACTCACTCACATTcaagttgccatggcaacttcTAAAATTACTCCATAACAAGTAAAACAAGTAGAAGTAGTACAGTAAATTGCACTAAAGTATCCGCAGTAAAGGTTCTGCTGTCTGGTGAAAACGATCTCACCACagggtccatttagtagcttgTCCTGGACCTTttaatcacatcacatgatcttcatcagcagtttGCCCAGTCGTCTTTGAATCGTAGATGTTCAAACGTCCATTTTTACGACTTCTCGTCCACGTTGGCTAAAAAAACTCCATACTCTGATGAAGATCATGcgatatgatcgaaagctccagagcagctactaaatggatGACGATGGTGATTTTTATGCTTTCAGATTagttgaagaaaaaagaagaaaaaaatattttcattccaGAAATCTCCCAAAACTGAAATAGGCCTACTCGAGTGAGGTGGACGGAATAACGTGAACACTGcacttcaaagcagcagcagataaacaaacaaacaaattcattagcagtgtttctgttgttttgtttacccgacaaaaacatcagttattCAGTTTCAAGTCTAAacagtttcatttcactgcagaaCCACAAACTGAATTCATTCAACTACAAACAACCTGTTAGCGTCTTTAGCTCAGTCCCACACTTTAATTAAGGGACATTCAATCCCTCCCTAATTCAACCGCTGgccaggaggagggggggggtacaaTATGGGCAGTGTTTGGACCGTGGGTAAACCAGAGAATCAGCTGCCGtcaggaggtgggggggggggggggggggggcaacagtcTCATCTTACAGTCCAGATCCTGCTCTGAGAACCGGACAAAACCACCACTTCTAACTGGTGCAGATTATTACAACCGGGAGTCTCAAAGGGCCTCAAATCCTCTGATGCCTGCAGAGCTGagaggctgctgacagactcaAACACACGTCGACCTCTGACCAATAAATCCCACCACAGATACAGAAAGTATCTTGGTATTCTTTTTCAAGGATCAAGCTCACTCAAATTGcaagttttggttttatttgcaaCGGTCTGGAGATTAATCGAATTAGAGAGTTGTTACTGCGTGAAACCTGGAGCTCTAACAGAAGTGTCGAAAGCATCtttctttcatgaaacatttgcaggttTCTCCACTTCAGTCCTCATTAAAATATCTTTGAGGACGAATCCTGCCGACTTTGAAGATCCTCTGAGGCATGCTAATATTCTAAactaaacattatacctgctaaacattagcattgtgAGCAGGTTGACTCGTCTTACTGTCAAACATCCCAGATTGTATAACTCTGGGAAGAACTGGGTGAACTGgtcctttaaaatgtgaaaaacaaaggattctttttctgtttttttctttgccaaaGGCCGTGTCAACACGTGAAGCTAATTAGccactgttttcacattataGCCGTAATAGCTCTGCCAGTTACCGCCAGTGAATAACTTCCCGTCAATAAAAGAGTTAAAACAGTCATTTAGATAATAAGacctggaggagaaagagattAAAGAGGCAAAGCTTTCAGGTCTTTtcatacacacaacaaataatatgggaacacacacacacacacacacacacacacacacacacacacacacacacacacacacacacacacacacacacacacacacacacacacacacacacacagcttcctcGATGCATTCCTTtcctgttacagcagcatcaGATTCTCTTTCACCATCGTTAATGAACAGAACGTCCACGACTGCGACCACTGAAGCAGTTTACAGCCTGAAGACTTCACAGACAGACGGGACGTGAGCTGTAAGACCTCTGCAGAGTTTCTGGAGGACGAGCCGGCCTCTTACCCCCGCTCTGCCGGCTCCGGGCACGGTGGACCAGAAGAAGCCTCTCCAGTCGGCGTCCTCGAAGATGTACGGCAGGATGCGGGTGAGCAGGCGGGTGCAGTTCAGGACTATCTGACGGTCTTTCTCTGAGGGGCAGCCGAAGTCTGCACCCTGGACCAGCCTCTCCACAGCCTGAGACAAAAGCACACGAAGAAGACTTTCAGATGCTTTAAAAGTCAGGTGTTTTAAttccacatttattttcaagaaAGATTCTGTGTTCAACCTAATGCAGAAATGCAGTCCTGTACAACCTTGAGCAGGTCTCCAACCCAgcaaacataacaaacacaatatATCACTTTGGAAATGATGGACCGGTGCAGCTGTAAGAAGCACGGAGTTTAGTTATTAGCTGAAACAGAGGATACAGTACATGATGCTGTATACTAGACGTCTACATGTTCATTAACAGACTGGCTGAAACCAGGAACTCTCCGATCAAACAATCAGTCGAGATGATTACGACTCTGACGTCTGACTGTGTTCCACACTCGATGCCACGGACACATTTTGCAGCACTGACTCAACCGgtatttaaagctgctttatCTCAAATACAAATCTTTTTCTTGTTGCAAGAAATGTAGGATctcatgtctctctgtgtctctctgtgtctcctgctTTACTCAAATAACCTCTGACCTTTACAAACACGCATGTGTGTAACACGTGAAGTGTGggaacaacaaacagcagcattcCTTCGACTCtgaccccg encodes:
- the hid1b gene encoding protein HID1b, which gives rise to MGNADTKLHFRKAVIQLTTRTQPVEATDDVFWDQFWTDSSTTVQDVFALVPAAEIRAVREESPSNLATLCYKAVERLVQGADFGCPSEKDRQIVLNCTRLLTRILPYIFEDADWRGFFWSTVPGAGRAGVRDGDDDEARPLAESLLLAIADLLFCPDFTAQSHKRSSPDTAEDIRSIDSCEYIWEAGVGFAQSPPLNYIHDRNRTELLKLLLTCFSEAMYLPPSSERKNLNPWVSFFCSTENRHALPLFTSLLNVVCAYDPVGYGIPYNHLLFSDHREQLVEQAVQILIVTLEHEAGSDASAALQVLDTSASPLDSAGPENLFVNYLSRIHREEDLSFILKGLARLLNNPLVQTYLPRSTKKIQFHQELLILFWKFCDFNKKFLFFVLKSSDVLDVLVPILFNLNEARADQSLVGLMHIGVFILLLLSGERNFGVRLNKPFALRVPMDVPVFTGTHADLLIVIFHKIITSGHQRLQPLFDCLLTIIVNISPYLKSLSMVAANKLLHLLEAFSTPWFLFSLPQNHHLVFFLLEVFNNIIQYQFDGNCNLVYSIIRKRNVFHQLANLPSDTASIQRALQKKKKSGISRTNSIETGSMEGSRPAVPAEPGTLKASLEATPGIDKITEKSQVSEDGTMVAVPHLDSPQSADSGAVAGASDTESNSERDHEVYRTESEAARSRLTSVSSSAAWSADPDWVLSWKVKLPLQTIMRLLQVLVPQVEKICIDKGLTDESEILKFLQHGTLVGLLPVPHPILIRKYQANAGTAMWFRTYMWGVIYLRNVDPPIWYDTDIRLFEIQRI